AACAGGCAATCTCGGAGGGCAGGTAACGGACACCGGGACAGGGGCAGGTATTGTTGGTGCAACGGTATCGACCGATACGGGGCTTACATCTACTACGGTCAAAAACGGTGCCTACGCATTCCGCAACATTGCTGCCGGAGATTACACCCTTACTGCGTCTGCAACAGGCTATGCATCTGCATCCCAGTCTGCTACGGTAATAACAGGCAAGAACACCAGGGCTGATTTCGCATTGTCATCCGGAGGGACACCCACACCAATACCAACGCCATTGTTAACCCCGACGCATGGAACAGGTAACCTTGGAGGTCAGGTAACAGACCTAGGAACAGGGGCAGGTATTGTTGGTGCGACGGTATCGACCGATACGGGGCTTACGACCGCTACGGTCAAAAACGGTGCCTACACATTTCGCAACATTGCTGCCGGAGATTACACCCTTACTGCGTCTGCAACAGGCTATGCATCTGCATCCCAGTCTGCTACGGTAATAACAGGCAAGAACACCAGGGCTGATTTCGCATTGTCATCTGTTGTAACGCCAACACCCGCACTGACACCGCCACCAACATGCGAAGCCAACCTGTTAGTGGCGTTTCCAAAAAGACTAAGGCTACAAACAGAGGAAAGCGCCGAAGAAACAATAACAGTGTTCTGTGAGAACGGTACCCCTCTTCCAGGTGAAATGATAACGTGGAATATTAGGTCTGGTAAAAAACGGATAACGATCACACCGAACAGTGCTGTAACAGACGCTAACGGCGAGGCCAGATTCACGATTACAGCTACAGACAGGATCGGTGGTGCAAAGATCAAATTTAAAGATGAATCAGCTGATCTTAAGATGACAGTAACCGTAAAGGTTATGAGTAAATAGACTCCCTGTTCAAATCAACACAGGGAAAAGTGAATTCCCTGTTGAAGTTTTTCTAAAAAAGCTAAAACATACGAATCTTCTCGTTAACTATTCGTATGCCAGATTCTGGATGGTTACCGGATTACGGACATGTCTTAACAATTTTTATAATACTCATTGTCAAGCCCCGTAAATATGTTCAAAATAAACCCGTAATATCTCCGCTACGCTCCATGCCTGTGAGATACACCCCCGGGGTGTATGCGGAGGGTCCCCATCAAATATCTCAGAAATAGTCCCCAGACCCGCTTCAAATAAGTGTGCATAAAACGGCCCGAATAATCCTTTGAGATATTTTGGGGTATCTTCACTGCCTGCATATACCCTGGCGTAGGCTGAAATGTATGGGCCTATCAGCCATGCCCATACCGTACCCTGATGATACGCCCTGTCCCTCTCATACTGATTTCCATGATATTGATTGATGTAGTCTTTGTCTTCCGGTGACAGGCTTCGCAAACCATACGGTGTTAATAAATGTGTTTTTACGATTTCTATCACGCTCCTTTGTCTTTGTATGGATAGCATCGAATATGGCAGGCTCACGGCAAATATCTGATTCGGTCGAATGGCCTTATCCCTTATTTCACCGTCGATACAGTCATAGAGATATTGTCCCTTATCAAACCAAAAGATGTTATGAAATGATTCGCTTACTTTTTGGGCCAGCGAATTATACTCATTACCTTCCTCGCTTAAATCCATCTCACGAGCAAAGAAGGCCATGATTTTCAAGGCATTATACCACAAGGCATTGATTTCCACGGCCTTTCCCCTGCGGGGAGTCACAACCCAATCACCCACCTTTGCATCCATCCACGTTAGTTGCACTCCCTCGGCACCGGCATGGATTAACCCATCTGAATCCATATGAATGTTATAGCGTGTCCCTTTCCTGTAATACTCAATGATCTCTTTTAACACACTATAGAGATCCTTACGAATAGTCTCCAAATCCTTTGCAAGGCGCAGGTACTGGTATACAGCATGAATGTACCACAACGATGCATCAACGGTATTGTATTCAGGCATCTCACCATAATCGGGGAATCGGTTAGGTATCATCCCCTTGTCAACAAACCGGGCATAGGAAAGTAATATCTCTCTGGCGTCTTCAAATCTGCCCCGTATGAGAGTAAGCCCGGGTAGTGAGATCATCGTATCACGTCCCCAATCGCCAAACCAGTGATATCCAGCAATGATGCTCTTTTTATTATTTCCCCGTTTCACAATAAAACTGTCTGAGACGGCCAACAATGATTCAACCAATTTGGCAAGTTCGTTGAAAGGTGTCGGCTGTCTGGTGCCAGGTGTCAGGTGTTCGTGTTCCTTTTTCTGATCCCTGATCCCCGACCCCTGATCCCTATTTTCCGTTTGGCTGAGACGATAGTTCAATAGTATGTTCTTCCTGCGGTCTATTTCTTTATTTAATAATTCAAAAACATCTAATGTGTCATATTCTTTTGTAGAGGCCACAACATAGCAATCCGTCCCTTTATTCAAATCAAAGTGCAGTGCAAAGGGACTGAAGTGGCCTTCGTGGGCATCCATACCGCGTTCGATCTCCTTTGGATATTCCATATTTTTATACCAAAATGAAGAATTATCCATTGATTGTGCATTAAAAAAGAGATACAGGGGTGGAAGTGTATCGTAAGGTTGTAAACATATTCCATTTGCCAGAATTTTGTAGTCCGTCTTAAAAGACGGATTTTCCCTGGTGAGCCAGTGATAGTCCCGAAACGCTACCATAACTCTCACCTTCATAGTAAGGGTGGACGGCAGTTTGTCTCTACTTTTTACCTGATAGAGGATTACGGTAGTGTTTTCTCCATGAACCATAAACACGATTTTTTTGACATGTATTCCGTCGATAGAATAATGAAATGTCGGAAACGGTGTTAAGCTAAACTGGGTAAGATTTTTATATCCGGAAGGATAGACAGCATCAGGATAGAGGTTTGTTGACAGCGGAAACTCTTTGTCTTCTATGGAAAGAAATTCTTCTAATTTGGAGAGCATTAGGGTACGTCCGAGGGGAGGTCTCGTTGCGGCCATGAGCAGACCATGATAACGTCTTGTATTGGCCCCGATTATCGTAGAGGAGGCATAACCGCCAATTCCGTTGGTCTCCAGCCATTCCTTTTCGATAGCCATAGAGACATTATGGCAGTTATCTTCGTTGAGTACCATCGTTATTTTGTTTGTTTTTGTTCACGAGCTTCAGGCGCATCATCTCTGCAAAGAGCCCTACCTCATATTCGATGCCTTTGAGAATATCGTTCTCTACAGCAAAGTTAATACACTTCTTCATCTCTTTGAGTGCCCTCGCATCCCTTTCCAGTAAAGTCTTTGCCAAAGTTACGGCATGATCTAACACCTCTTTATGAGGTGATATTTGGTTGACAAGACCCCACTCCAGGGCTGTTTCGGCACGAATCATCTTTCCCAGGAACAGCATCTCCTTGGCACGGGCTGCACCAATATAGCGAGGCAGGCGCTGTGTACCACCCAGGCCTGGGATAATGCTCAATTCAGGTTTTGCCTCTGGCAGACTGAAAAATGAAAGTTCTGATGCAACGCGCAGGTCACATAGCATGGCAAGCTCCAGGCCTGCCCCGATTGTAACACCGTTAATAGCGGCGATAACGGGTTTTTTGCAATTTTCAATTTCTACGAACATGTCATGTGCGCGTTTAAACCGCTCGTAGTTTTTTTCGGCCACAAGGCCAGAGATCCAGGAACCAAAGAGCTCGTCACGGTCAGCGCCATCGCTGAAGACCCCCCTAAGTTTGCTGGCAATGATAATAGCGCCAATC
The sequence above is a segment of the Candidatus Brocadia sp. genome. Coding sequences within it:
- a CDS encoding carboxypeptidase-like regulatory domain-containing protein; protein product: AAGDYTLTASATGYTSASQSATVITGKNTRADFALTSGGTPTPTPGTGNLGGQVTDTGTGAGIVGATVSTDTGLTSTTVKNGAYAFRNIAAGDYTLTASATGYASASQSATVITGKNTRADFALSSGGTPTPIPTPLLTPTHGTGNLGGQVTDLGTGAGIVGATVSTDTGLTTATVKNGAYTFRNIAAGDYTLTASATGYASASQSATVITGKNTRADFALSSVVTPTPALTPPPTCEANLLVAFPKRLRLQTEESAEETITVFCENGTPLPGEMITWNIRSGKKRITITPNSAVTDANGEARFTITATDRIGGAKIKFKDESADLKMTVTVKVMSK
- a CDS encoding glycogen debranching protein yields the protein MVLNEDNCHNVSMAIEKEWLETNGIGGYASSTIIGANTRRYHGLLMAATRPPLGRTLMLSKLEEFLSIEDKEFPLSTNLYPDAVYPSGYKNLTQFSLTPFPTFHYSIDGIHVKKIVFMVHGENTTVILYQVKSRDKLPSTLTMKVRVMVAFRDYHWLTRENPSFKTDYKILANGICLQPYDTLPPLYLFFNAQSMDNSSFWYKNMEYPKEIERGMDAHEGHFSPFALHFDLNKGTDCYVVASTKEYDTLDVFELLNKEIDRRKNILLNYRLSQTENRDQGSGIRDQKKEHEHLTPGTRQPTPFNELAKLVESLLAVSDSFIVKRGNNKKSIIAGYHWFGDWGRDTMISLPGLTLIRGRFEDAREILLSYARFVDKGMIPNRFPDYGEMPEYNTVDASLWYIHAVYQYLRLAKDLETIRKDLYSVLKEIIEYYRKGTRYNIHMDSDGLIHAGAEGVQLTWMDAKVGDWVVTPRRGKAVEINALWYNALKIMAFFAREMDLSEEGNEYNSLAQKVSESFHNIFWFDKGQYLYDCIDGEIRDKAIRPNQIFAVSLPYSMLSIQRQRSVIEIVKTHLLTPYGLRSLSPEDKDYINQYHGNQYERDRAYHQGTVWAWLIGPYISAYARVYAGSEDTPKYLKGLFGPFYAHLFEAGLGTISEIFDGDPPHTPRGCISQAWSVAEILRVYFEHIYGA
- a CDS encoding enoyl-CoA hydratase/isomerase family protein, whose translation is MKDIRMNRGDNSGYNHIEFEEISGDNGKAIGIISMKKPPRNSIGSWLLDAIYDKMDQYEGDDKIGAIIIASKLRGVFSDGADRDELFGSWISGLVAEKNYERFKRAHDMFVEIENCKKPVIAAINGVTIGAGLELAMLCDLRVASELSFFSLPEAKPELSIIPGLGGTQRLPRYIGAARAKEMLFLGKMIRAETALEWGLVNQISPHKEVLDHAVTLAKTLLERDARALKEMKKCINFAVENDILKGIEYEVGLFAEMMRLKLVNKNKQNNDGTQRR